The DNA sequence CCTTAGAGCCGATATCACGAGTGACGTTTTCATACGGCTATCCATTGACCAACCGACAATTGAACGGTCGTAAAGATCCAGAATCCCTGCCAGATAGAGCCAGCCCTCATCCGTAGCAATGTACGTGATGTCTGAAACCCATTTTTCATTGCGACGGGATGCAGTGAACTCACGGTTAAGTATATTTTCAGCAACTGGCAAGTTGTGACGTGAGTTTGTGGTTGCTTTGTATTTCTTAATCACCTTTGAACGAAGGCCGTTCTCCCGCATCACTTTGGCAACTGTTGTCTTGCAGGCCAATTGCTCTTGAGGCAGCTCTTTGGTTATTCTGGTCGCACCATAGATGCGCTTGTATTTGTAAAAGAGGCTTGTAACGGTTTTCAGCAGCGCAGCTTTTCTTTCGGCTCTGGCGCTGGGCGGTCTTTTTAGAAAAGCGTAATAACCGCTCCTTGATACGTTTAAGGCCTGACACATCTTCGCAATCCGAAATACGGAGCGATGTTCATAAATAAATTTGAACTTCTTTATTTCTGATTTTTCGCGAAGTAGGCCGCCGCTTTTTTTAGGATTGCGTTTTCCTCTTTAAGATCAAGTAATTCTTTGCGGAGCTTTATGATCTCCTCATCCTCGGGACGCAGTTTGCCCTTGCCTGGGAAGGACTCGTCTCCATGTTGCTTATATTGTCTGACCCAGTCGCGCACTGTTGTGTAATGCACGCCTAGCTCTGTTGCCATTTCTCTGATCGTTGTTTCCTTGTTTATGATCCTCTTGACAACCAACTCTTTGTACTCTTTGTCGTAAGCCATTTTGAATACCTCCGTTATTTTGATTATAGGGGTATTCTCTGTGTCTATCAAACGTGATCTAGGTCAATTGGGTATACTGCAAGCGAGGTAAAAAGGAGCACTAAAATCGGGCAAAATCAATATTTGCAAAAAACAACCGAAAATGAATATTTACTAATAAAAGTAAAGGTATCAAACAACGATAAAGAGACTCGTACCATTGATACTAGCTTATTTAAGTTAAAAGATGCTGAAGGCAAAGAATATTCTGCTATGGCTGAAGCAGACATGTATGTAAACACCGATAATAGTTTCTTTCTAGCCCAGGTAAACCCGGGAACAAGCAAAAGTGGATATATTGTATTTGAAATTCCTAAAAACCTAAAAGGTTTAAAATTACAAGTTTCAAGTGGTTTAGGATGGTCTGGTGGACAGTACCAGATAATAAACCTTGGTCAATAGGCTTGGAAAAGTATAGATTTTGGCCGAGTCATAATAAATTGAGATTCGGCCTTCTTTCTTTATGTTTTTTCACTTAAGTCTTTTTTCCACTTTTCCAGTTTATCTTTAGCATCTTCACTTTAAATTATAAACCAAGGATAAAGCTCATTTTGTTGGTTCGTACCAATTTTCAACATCAGGTATTTTTTGTATCAATTTCTCATTTGCTTCCAGCATCTTCTTGTAATAAAAATCATATGCTGGACTTAGCGTTCTCATCGTCGGAATGAACACATCATAGTATCCGTTTGTTTCTCCAAATTTACGAAACAAATCCATGAGTTGTGCCATTACTGAATTCTGGTACTTATCCGTTTTCTTAAGTTCTGTATATTGAATGATATTATCTTTGTTGTTTTCCCAATACGTGTCAAAGTCATCATAAGTACTCTGTATGTTGGCACTCATTTCTTCAATTTTTTCATTGTCCATATATTTGTCAACTTCGTCCAAAATTAATTGAAACTCTTCTGGAATTTCGATTGGTTCCATATCGTCAAGGAAGTTAACAATGTTGTCATATAACACTTTCTGCTCATTTGTCTTTACTGGTTCATTGAGAAATTGGCCAAAATGAAAGCTAAAGTATCTCCCATAGTATCCGGGAAACGCCATTAATAACTTTTCTTTAATCGTAGATTGTTGTTCTAATAAATTCAATCTATCCTGAATTTCAGCAACATCCACCCCATTAATCAACTGTCCTATCAAATCAAGTCGATATAATTTTTCCTTTGCCTGAATCTCTTTTGCTTGCTTAATTAAAGCAAGAGTGTGCTTCTTGTCGTTACTATCAAGCACTTGCTTGATCTCATCCGTGCATAATTCCAGTTTTCGAAATAACGCAATTTCTTTCAAACGAGATAAATCTGAGTCAGAAAATTCCCTATATCCGTTCTCGTTAACTTTAGGTGATACTAAACCCTTTAATTGATAATACTCAACTGCTTTTTTCGTTAAACCTGTTTGTTTACAAATCTCATTCACTTGCATACCTTACACCTCCTGATTCCAGCTTAAGGTATCCTCTTAGGTGCTAGTCAAGTACTTAGGGGCTGCTGAATAACGGTAAAATCAGCATAAACACTGGGTTTTAACCCCGACTTTTGGTAAAATAGTACATGTAAACATAAATATTATGTTAAAAAACCTTGCACTTGGGAGCGTGTTTTCATGTACAAACCTACCGAACAGCAGATTACATTTCCGCACGAATTCTTTCTGCCTTTTGGCGGGAACTTAAACCCGGACAATAAATGGTGTAAGCTCGCATTAATGATCCCCTGGGCCGAAGTTGAGAAGAAGTATGCCAGAAGTTTTCCTGTCAGTCGCGGACAAAAAGCCTATTCGGTGCGTTTGGCACTCGGATCTCTGATCATTCAAAATGTGAAATCATTATCTGACCGTGACACGGTCGAAGAGATCACAGAAAATCCGTACATGCAATATTTCATTGGCCTAAGTGCATTTGTAGATAAACCGCCATTCAATCATTCACTCATGACCCATTTCCGCAAACGTTTGGACAAGGATATTATCAACGAAATCAACGAGATTACTAGCAGACTAGCCGGAGAACATGAATATCCAGAAAACCCAGATGACCCAGATGACTCAGATGGCTCAGACGACACCCCTCCTTCTGATGGTGAAGACTCTGATGATACAGGACAAGAAGAGAAAACGAATGAAGAACCTTCAGAAACCAAGAACTCAGGCAAGCTGATCCTGGATGCAACCTGCACCCCTGCGGATATTCACTATCCTACAGATATCTGGCTTTTGAACACAACCCGGCAGGCTTTGGAAGAAATCATTGATGTACTGCATGCACCGCATGCCGGGATTCTCAAGAAACCCAGATCCTACCGTCGCAATGCACGCAAAAGCTATCTGAACATTGATAAAAAGAAACATAAGACTGCTAAGATGATCCGCAAAGGAATCGGAGGACAGCTGCGATATATTCGACGGGATCTGAAAAACATTAAGACTCTTGCTGAAAAAAGTTCGCTGACTCTCTTAACTAAACGCCAATACCGCAATCTGCTCGTCAGTCAAGAAATCTACTGGCAACAGCTGGAAATGTACAAACAGGGTAAACATTCGGTAGAAGATCGCATCGTCAGCCTGCATATGCCTTTTGTCAGACCCATAGTACGAGGCAAGTCAAACGCAGATGTAGAATTTGGAGCTAAGCTTGCCATCAGTGTTGTGAACGGATTCAGTTATATGGAGAGCTTGAGCTTTGACGCTTTCAATGAAAGCAAGACACTCATGCAATCGGTTGAAAACTACTACCAAAGGTATGGTTTTTATCCAGAAGCCGTGATGGCAGACAAGATCTACCGGAACAGAGATAACCTTAACTACTGCAAGAAACTGGGCATTCGATTGAGCGGTCCACCGCTCGGCAGACCAGCCAAAGATCAGGAACTATTAAGAGAACAAAAGAAACAAGAACGGCTGGATGCTGGAATACGAAACGCTGTTGAAGGAAAATTCGGAGAAGGTAAGCGGTTTTATGGGCTCGGACGTATCATGGCACGTCTCAAAGAAACCAGTGAGACTGTTATCGCCATGCAGCTGTTGGTAATGAACCTGGAGCGCAGGCTCCGGATTCTTATACTCAATTTTATTAGAGAGAATTTCGGGCTGATCAGGTTAGCTTATTGAGAAAATAACATCCTGTTCAGCAGCCCCTAAGTAAGATTGAACAAATACATCGTTGAGATCCCATAAAAGGGGTCTTTTCTTATTCTACAAAGTAAGTTCCCTAGCAAAAAACTAGACTATTAAGGAATACGCAGATATGGAAAATTTCATCGTCACGGTAGAGATGCCGGTTACCCGGCACCCCCCGCAGTCGAGTAAGCCAAGGGAATTTCACCCTTAACTTCTCACGGAACCGGACTTGAAAGTCTCCCCTCATCCGGCTCTTATCATTCAACTCATTACAACATTCCTGTTACGGTATTGCCAGTGTGTAAATAAATTAGGTTCATGTACTCTTCTATTTGCTTCTCAATTTCTTTTATTCTTGCTACCGCTTTTTCTTTTACGACGTTCTGTTTTTTAGAATTTACCGCTTTAAACTTACTTCCGTCTACCGGTACTAGCTCTCCACCAAACATAGATAGTTTCTTACAGAGTAGTGTGAATTCTTTAAACACTTTTGAGATTTCTTCTTTGTTGTCTTTCCTGAAGTTCGCTATCGTTTTATGATCAGGTGTTAGTCTTTTCAAAAGCCACATTACCTCTAAATTTCTATGACTTTCCTTTTCAAGTTTTCTGCTTGATCTGATTGCATTGATGTATCCATAGAGGTAGAGCTTTAGCAGATCCTTGGGGTTATATGGAGGGCAGCCCGTTTCACATGCTTTCGAATACTTAAATTCTATTTCTAGATTATCTACAAATGCGTCAATAAACTGAACTTCATTGTCCTCTGCTATATAATCATCTAAGGTTTCCGGAAATAGAGTTACTTGTTCTCGGTTTATTCCGCTTTTATATGGCATAATTATTCTCCTTGAATAACTAATTTTTTACTTAATTATACCATATTTATTTATTATTTCCTGTGTTTTTACACAGTCTGTGGATGGCAGATACCGCCACATGTCGCCTAACGTCTCGAGTATTGCCGACGCGTCCCAACCGCATGCATCATTCCTCCAAGTGGCGGGAACCGGCTGTTCTACGACGTATCCCGCCCCCTGATTCAGAGTGCGCCCGGATGGCGCACACTTATTTTCAGCTTTTCTTTTTATCTTTTAGCTTAATCAACTTATCATACAACACAACTGTAATAGTTAAAGAGAAAGGTAAAAGAAACAGATTAATCGCGACATTAATACTACCTCTTAATAAAGTAAAATACGCTGGCGAAATCGTTCCAAAAGAGTGAATAACGTACCACGGAATATGAAGAAGATATGTACTTATAAAAATAATAATAATTACTTTTATAACATGATTTTTTACTAAATACATGCTATACCATAGTTTATTGTCAATTTCCGGTGAAAGCGGTACTGAAATAGGAGCAAAATAAAAATATGCCGATATCAAAGCTATTACTAAAGACAAGATAATAATCAATGGATATTTATAGAAAACTTCTAAGGATGATCTTAAAACAAAACCTAGTAATAACATAGGAATACAAACTGTCAAACCTACTAAAAAAGTGTTGCCTATACTTCTCCAAAAATACTTCGATGATTGTTCATACGCCTTCTCAATATTGATTCTTCTATTATGGATTGACTCCCAGATAACAATTAACATACATATACCATACTTGACGTTTAAAAATGCTGTAATCAAACCTACAACAAACTCTAATATAAGAAATATTTGTTCATTTAGTAGCTGATACAAAAATTGAGGTACGATATTAAAAAGATTAATGATAGCTATAAAAAATGATACAGCGAATAAAATCCTGAAGTACTTCTTGTAAAGTTCAAAGCCTTGACGAAAAATATCAGCTATTGATAATTCTTTCATATGATCCCCTTCAATTTTATTTGCGCGCCAGGACGGCGCGTCCGTGCGGGATATGTCGTAGAACGTTTCGTGAATTCCCGAAGTCTAGTTACTACTTGCATATTCTCTCAGATTTGGTGAGTAGAAGGGCTCCTCCTAGAGCCACAACCCTCTCAGAACCGGACGTGCCCAATTAAGGCATCCGGCTCCACACATGGTCCTCTTTACACAAAGGCTGAATTGAGATTGATTAGTGATTTCGGCCTGACCAGCGGATATCTCTCTAGCATCTGGTTAAAACGTGGCCAGGTTAGTTTGGTTCGCTGGCTTCTCCGTTTCAGCCATTTATAGAGTATGCGTTCTACCTGATTTCGGTATTCCAATAGCCCTTGCCAGTTATCACTGACTCCGTAATAGTTGTAGTGCCCTCTGAGTTTAGCATTGACTTTCTTCCAGATGTCTTTAAACGGCAGGTTTCGGTTTGTTTTTATCCACTCATTAAATTCTATGAGCTTGGCCTGGAATTTCTTCCGGGCTGTTTTCCATCTTAGCTTGAATCGCCCTTTCCGGCTTCTTCCGCAGTAGTGGGTGATTCCCAGAAAGTCGAATGTTTCCGGCTTTCTTCCTCCCCGTCTTTGAACATCTCTTTGGGCATACCTGCCAAACTCGATGATTCTGGTTTTCTCTTCTGCTATTTCCAGATTAAACTTCTTCAGCCGTTTCTTTAAGGCTTCGTAAAACCGCTCAGCATCTTTTTGGTATTGAAAGCAGGCAACTGTATCATCCGCAAAACGAGTAAGATAAGCTTCTCCCTGGCACTGTTTTGTTATTATTTTGTTAAACCATAAGTCAAGCACATAGTGCAGGTAGATGTTTCCCAACAATGGAGATAGGCTTCCTCCCTGGGGAACGCCTTCTTCGGTCTTGCTCAGTTTTCCTTCTTCCATTACCCCTGCTTTGAGGAATCTTTTGATGAGCTTCAGTATTTTGCTGTCACTGATTCGTTCTTGGAGCATTTTCAGCAGCCACTCATGGTCGACATGATCAAAGTAGCCGCGAATGTCGGCATCTACGATATACCCGACTTTCCTGGTCCCTATTTTCCGGCTCAGATCTTTTAGGGCGTCGTGTTGACTTCTGCCCGGTCTGAATCCGTAGGAATCTTCCAAGAAATCCTGCTCATAGATGCTTTCCAGAATGATCACCAGAGCGTTCTGCACCAGTTTGTCTTCCAGTACAGGGATTCCGAGTGGTCTGAGTTTATTGCTTCCTGCTTTAGGTATGAATTTCCTACGCACCGGTGTCGGTCTGTATGATCCTTCTTTGAGCTGTTCCAGCAAGTTTCTTAGGTTTTCTTCAAGATTTCCCCCATAGGATGCTTTTGTTTCTCCGTCTATTCCCGAAGCTGCTGTACCGGATAGTCTTCTGAACGCTTCTCTCAGTGTCCCTTTGCTCATGAGATGGGCTAAGGAACAGAATTTTGCTTTCTTATGTCTTTGGGCTCTTTGTGCTATGCTTGCAAGTTTTGTTCTCACTGTTTCTCCGGTTCTGCGTCCGGTTAGTGTGTCCTTTGCAGGCGGTTCCATATGTTACACTCCTTCCCTCGTTCAGCATTACCTGAAGTCATCAGTACTATTAGCGTAATCCGACTTCCCGGCGGCTTTTGCCTTCCTTGCCTCTTCGGCTTGTTCGGCATACTCTCCTTGCGGAAAGACCTTTCCGGGATCTCCCTGGGTTTCCGCACATTCTTGTTGTTCAGCTAGGTAGGGCCTTAGACCCCGGAGGTGTCTATCCGCACTCGCCATTTTCGTACAGATAGCTGTTGCCTTCCACGTTCCCAACCGCTTCGGCCATCCTCATTAGTTACAGCATTTTCGGGGCTCGATACCGTTCACTGCCGGTTACCAACCGGTCAATTCTACCTCGCTGACTTTCTGTCTACGCTTAAAGCATCACGTTACCGCAATACCTCTAAGACTCGATACGGAGCGGTTGGCTAGACCTTACTTCGACGGGATCTGCCCCCGTTAGAACGTGCGACCTGCCAGGACGCACTGGGAATTCACTGTTATATGATGTGACCACCCAGACCCAAAATGCAATCCAAATTTTACTCTGAATGTGGTCTCCAATTCCCTGCCTCATCATAATTCAGAGAACCGGACCACCCGCATGAATTCCAAACGGTATCAAATATAGGCCTTAGTAACTTTCCCAAATCAGCATCCCAATTTTCTATTAATACTCCAGGCAAAACCAAATCATCTTCCTTTATTAGATCTGGTGTACCAAAGCGTGCAAACCGTTGGCCCACACCCATGTAATAATCTCTAACACCTAGAAGAGCTAGCTCTATTACTATAGGTGGTTGAATACCAACTGATTTCATCGCATTTAAATATTTTCTTGTATGATTGATAACATCCTCTTCATATTTTATAGAGGCAATGAATTTTCTATTATCCTCTAGTGGCTTTAATAAGCCAATATCAACAGATTCGATTTGACCAGTTCTGAAAAATTGAACATATCCATGAGGTAAAACACTACCTGGCCATAACGCAAAGGTAAGAAAACCATCAAGGTTATAGCGATAGTCCATTCCAGTTGTGTAAAATGGCCATAAATTTGATGTCTGGTCTTTCAAGATTTTAACATCCAAATAACTTTGAATATCCATTGACGATAATGGAATCAAATGCAATACAATTTTTGCCCCTCCCTCGATTGGAGTGGCTCCTTTGTTTAGTAGTAACCTATTTAATCTATCCATCCGCCAAGATTTAGCTTGTTCAATGAAACTTGTTCCCGTAAGAAATGCTGCTCTAATTTCTGTAACATCCATTGGATATTTTCCTGCAGAATTCCGTGTAAAAAATCGTTGTGTTCCTCCCATTGTAACCATATGAGGAAAGTTCAAAGTTCTAGGAATTCTAAACATAAAGATATATTGACCTTCTGATACTTTCAAAGAACGAACAGCTAATCCGATAATTCTTGGTGATATGCAGTCTCTAATACTGTTTTCGAATGATAATATTATTGAATCAGCATTTTGTGTTTGAATACCCTCTATTGCTATGGGTTTTCCGGAGTCTTCTCTTATCCCAAAAATTATATCCCCGCCGCCAGCATTTGCCATTGCAGAAATATCATATAAAAGCTCCCTCTTCTTATCACCTGAATCAGGTAGTTCGAGTTTGTATTCCAAGTTTCTACATTCACAAACCTCATTTGTTATTAAGTTCTCAATATCTTCCAAAGTAATCCCATCAATATTTTTATCTATTGACATACAATTCCTCCTTAAACTCACTTAACAAACACACCCCAGAGGGTGGTCATGTCATATAACGTCCAGGTGTTCCCGACGCGCCCTAACCGCATGCATCATTCTCCAAGTGTCGGGAAAACCGTGTTATGTGTCATCTATACAAAGTTGCGTAAATCCTGTGTTATACGATGCCACGGCAAAGAATTGCCCAAACATTAATATAAAATCACTTTGGTGCATTAAAAAAACAGGTTTTAATACCACTATTGTCTATAAGATAATATTTGATGCCGTCTTCATTCTCTTCTCTACTTGCCTTTACAATCTCGGCGTTAACTTCAGCAAGTATATCTTTAGAATCATCATTTGAAGGTCTTGTAAATGAATAACTTAATAGCTTTCCATCAAATTCAATTATGTACATTGCCGGATTATTCTTTGTATTATATATATCGATTTGGACTTTTGTCTTCTCTCCTCTATTAATACTATCAATAAACTCATCAAGTTTATCGATATTGTAAATTTTGCCTTTTAATTCCACTATGTCGCCATTCTCAATCGCCGTCGTAGAACTATAATATGGAAAAAGAGCCTAGCAAGCTGATAAAAACAAAATCAAGGAAACGAAGAATAATGAGAAAATCGTAAATTTTTTCACGGTTCATTACCACCTTGTTACTTAAATCAAAAATACTTTCTCAAAAACCATTAAGACCCAGTGGTTTCGTATAACGTTCAGGCAGTTCCGCAGCGTCTTAATACATTCATCTATTCTAAGTTGCGGAATTGCCGTGTTAGATGAAGTATTTGCCTTCGAAGCATTGACTCAAACATCAGTTTTTGCCACCATTTTAGCTATTTGTGCCGTTAGCAATTCTTTGGTAATCCCCAATTTTGCACTCATATCATCCGTATATCTTTCAAGTTTTTTATCGATTTTGTTTGCTTGCTCAATAAAATCTATTAATTCAATTATCATAGAATCTCTTCCATCTTTACTGTATGCTAATGAAATCCGTTCTTTAAAGTAATCATGAATAATAAAATTTCTTTTTTCTAAAATTGTTTTGAGTTGCATAATTTCATCGTCTTCTAGATTAAACATTTGTTTTATTTCATTTATCAGTTGTCCCATCGTATTTGATAATTTTCTTGAAAAAAGTGCTTCAATATAATTACTTGTTATTTTTTCTTCTTGCAGGCTTTTCATTAGAACAATCATGTTCACCAATTGGTGTTCTAAAACTTGTGCATGAAATACTGCTAAACCAAAGTAAGCATATAATTCTTTACTATGTTCATTTTCGTTATAATCTTCTTGAATCACTTTAATCCCCTTAAGCAAATATTTCATTGTCACGGTAGAGATGCCGGTCGCCCGACACCCCCCGCACAGATCCCGGCGTGCGGAACTACCGCACCGGGCTCTTCAAGAGTATTCGCTTCCGTAATAAAGCTTAAAACCCAAAGCTAAGCTGCTTCTGGTTCGTTTCGACTATCCTTGGGGTTAGTACTCCATACCTTTTTAATACCCTATTAAACTCGCTCCAATCAAAGCTTTTCCTTTGACTCCTTCTATTCAGCCATTTGTACAGGGTTTTCATTGCCTGTTCGTAGAATTCTCTCAGCCTTCCAGAGTTTCCTATCAGCCCATAGTAGTTGTAATAGCCCCTTAATTTGCTGTTTAGCTCCGGGAACAATCGTCTTAGTCTTTTGTTCCGGTTCTCTCTGCACCATTCTTTGAAGTTTGCCAGGGACTTCCTTAACCTTTTCCTGGCTGTTCTCCTGGTGATTATTGTTTTCCCCCGGCGAGATACTCCCCATCGAAATTCGAACCCCAAGTATTCAAAGCTGCTGCTTTGTTTTCTCAACCATCGATTGAATTGGATGATTTGGGTCTTATCCACTGCCAGTTCCAGTCCGAATTTCTCTAACCGTTTAGGTAGCGACCTGTAGAATTTGTCGGCATCTCCTTTATATTGGAACGCACATACAAAATCATCGCAGTACCTGCATAGATACGCTTCTCCTTCGCAGTTTGGTTTTACTATCTTCTCAAACCATAGGTCAAGTACATAGTGCAGATAAGTATTCGCTAGTATTGGACTAATGATTCCGCCTTGCGGACTTCCTGTTATTGGATGTTCCACTTCTCCATCCTGCTTTAAGATTCCTGCTTTGAGCCACTTTTTGATGAGTCCCAGAAATGCCTTGTCATCTATTCGTTGCTCTAGCATTCTTATTAGCCAAGCGTGGTCTATGTTTTGAAAGAATCCTTTGATGTCTGCTTCTACGATGTAGCTGTAGTCGCCATAGTTGAGTTCTTTGCTTAAGTCTTTGATTGCTGTGTGAGCACTGATTTTTGGCCGGTATCCATAACTACTTGCAAGGAAATCCTGCTCATAGATGGCTTCCAATATCTTTGCCGCTGCGCTCTGCACGAGCTTATCCGCTATGGCTGGTATTCCCAGCGGTCTTGTTTTTCCTTCCCCTTTCGGTATGTCTACCCTTCGTAACAACTTTGCCCGATATCTTTTCTTTTCCAGATGCTCTGCCAGGTTTTCTATGTTTTGCTTAAGCTCTTCTGCAAATTCCTTGGCTGTTACTTTGTCCACTCCGGCAGCTGCCTTTTTGTTGTTCGTTTTCCAGGCTTCTGTGAGTGAGCTGTAGTTGAGCATCCGGTATAAGTTGCGAAATCGATAGCTTTTAAGTCTTTTTGCTTTCTGTGCTATTCCTTGCAGGGAAGTTCGCATCAATTTCTCCGATCCTGCTTGTCCGGTTGATGTTTCCTTTGCAAGCTGCATACTCTCGTTAACCCCTTCCCCATGTAGCCGGCTTTCCCGACCTCAGAGTAGTATGGGTTAATCCGACTCCCTGTCTGTCATCAGCCTTCCTCTTCTTCGATTGGTAAGTCCTACCGGCTTTCGCCGGAACAAACAGGGTCTCCCAAGTTCCTGATCCTTCTCTCCATACATGCCATGTTCTCTGACCCCGGCAGACCCTCGGGAATCTTGCCTTTTCGATCCCTCTGTGTTGGCTTCCGTGACGTTAAACACGTCGCCATCTGCATTTATCACGTTTACGAGGCTGAATTTGCTTCAGGAGTTACGGTTCCCCCTATGGCCTATATAGTTCTCTGTGTACGCTTCGCCTTACTGTTGCCAGTTTCGGCGCAACACTCGATATGGGTGGTTGGCTAGACCTTACCCAGCAAGGACTTTCACCTTGCAAGAAGTACCAAGCTTTGCTTGGCGCACTAACGTCTCGCGAAGTTCCGCAGCGCCTTACTACATTCATCTATTCTAAGTTGCGGAACTTCGCTGTTCTACGACGTATTGTGCCCTCATACTCGGACAGCGCCCGGATAGCGCTGCCTTAAATTGCTGCTAAACTTAAGGCACAGAATAGAAAAGTTATGCTATAACTCAACGAATCAAACATTATGTTTTTAAAGATTAGATACATTCCTAAACACTTGGTCTATAATTGTTCATACTAATAATACCTTTGTGAAGCACAATTTTTCTCTTTTTATCTTTATCATCGTAATAGGTTAACTCTACTTTTGATGCTCCCTCAATACGGTTCAATTCTTCATAGTTCACATATCCAGTTTGTTTTAAAACTTGAATTTCTTTCGGATTAATGTTTAGTACTTCCATCTTATCAATATGGTACATATGGCTACTAAATCTCTTCGTGCCTTCGTCATCAGGAACATATGAAAAGATTTCATTTTTTCCGTTGTAAAATATAACCTTAAAATTCCGCATTATTTTAGGAATATCGCTCTTATTATATGCTTGTAAAATATAAGAAAAACTATAATGATAGAAATCAGAATCCGCTTTACCACCCATAGAGCATCCAACGTCTTTAAATGTTTGATATTTATCTTCCCATTCTATTAAGTACAATTTCAATTTTCCTTTTTTTCGAAGCAAATCTGTGACAATCAATGTTGTAATGCTCCCAAGTATCGCTCCTAGAATACCTTGAAGTTCTCTAATAACCAAAATAATATTCTCCATAATATCCCCTACTTCTTATACTATCAGTTAATCTAAAAGTGAAGTAATATACTTTTTATCCGCGCCAAGGACGGCGCGGCCTTTGCACAATATGTCGTAGAACGTCCCGTGAATTCCCGAAGTCTGGTTACTACCTCCATATTCTCTCAGATTTTGGGAATTCACTGTTAGACGACGTATGGCCAAAGCTTACATGCAAATCTCAAATCACATCCTGATACTTATTTCCTTATTGCTTATCGAGTAACTGTCTTAATCTTTTCTGAATATTAGACAATTCTTTACGT is a window from the Dehalobacter sp. DCA genome containing:
- the ltrA gene encoding group II intron reverse transcriptase/maturase, giving the protein MQLAKETSTGQAGSEKLMRTSLQGIAQKAKRLKSYRFRNLYRMLNYSSLTEAWKTNNKKAAAGVDKVTAKEFAEELKQNIENLAEHLEKKRYRAKLLRRVDIPKGEGKTRPLGIPAIADKLVQSAAAKILEAIYEQDFLASSYGYRPKISAHTAIKDLSKELNYGDYSYIVEADIKGFFQNIDHAWLIRMLEQRIDDKAFLGLIKKWLKAGILKQDGEVEHPITGSPQGGIISPILANTYLHYVLDLWFEKIVKPNCEGEAYLCRYCDDFVCAFQYKGDADKFYRSLPKRLEKFGLELAVDKTQIIQFNRWLRKQSSSFEYLGFEFRWGVSRRGKTIITRRTARKRLRKSLANFKEWCRENRNKRLRRLFPELNSKLRGYYNYYGLIGNSGRLREFYEQAMKTLYKWLNRRSQRKSFDWSEFNRVLKRYGVLTPRIVETNQKQLSFGF